The Rosa rugosa chromosome 1, drRosRugo1.1, whole genome shotgun sequence genomic sequence TCTTTGTTATATATGCAATTGCTAGTCTTTTTTGTCCCTGATTAATTGAATTTCATATGAGGAATGAAATAATTGGCAGTAATAGAGATGCAACTACACTGTCCTTTATCTCTGTTTGTGTGCATGATTTCACATACCATGGGCATCGTTGCTTTGATTTTTGCCGTCAGTGTCTCTGATCTATGATGGTTACATTATCTGTGAAGTTTCAGTGCTGCATTATTTATATACTGGGGGAGGATGTTGATAATCTCTTCGATGGGTGTTTCACCCATCCCTTTAGGTATATAACAAGATAGAACTCTATTGAGAaggttaatttctttttttctcgtCCTCCTTCGTGTCCAACAGGAAAGTTTGTGAGATAGTTTGATTATTTTGGATTAGTAATCCTGTGAAACCTAAATGTTCCCTTATCGTAATCTAAAATATTTGAGTTTCATTGCCTTTAAAGTAATGAATACATCTTTATTGCTGCATGGTTTATGCTTCTTAGTTAATCCTTGCTTGTATATTTTTTGCATTTGGCTAATTTGCATAGTTTTTCGATCAGTTTTCATTCTCTCTGGTGACAATTGAGGATCTCAAACAGTAATGTAGTGAAGATTTAttgtttattattattgttcAAAAGGAACATGGTTTTACGATCGGTTTTCATTCTCTCTGGTGACAATTGAGGATCTCAAACAGTAATGTAGTGAAGATTTattgattattattattgttcAAAAGGAACATGGGTTGGGATATTTTTTCTTCTAATgacttttatttatttcagGTGCACTTTCCAGTCATTGTTCTAAAGAGTTGGGCTTTATGTGCTGTAGTTTCCCATCTTTGTCATGCACCTCTGTATTTACTGGCTTTGTGACACGGATAATGTGTGGAAACTGATGCAATGGCAACTTCTAGCAAGTTTGATCTCTCTTCTGGTAGCCCAGATAGACCATTATATACCAGTGGGCAGCGTGGGTCCCACATGGCTGCTTCACTGGAAAGACCTGGTAGCTTTCGCGAGAGCATGGAAAATCCAATTTTGTCTTCACTTCCAAACATGTCAAGAAGCACGTCTGCAATAGCCCAAGGAGATGTGACAAACTTCTTGCAATGCTTGCGCTTTGACCCAAAACAGGTGGCCGCAGAGCACAAGTCTAACCGACAAGGGGACTTGAAAAGACTTGTGAATGTTGCTCTTAGCATTTCACCTGATGAATCTCCGTCTAGTTCTGTGAAAGGTAAGTTGCTACCAGCCCCACTACCGGAGGATGTAAAACGAGTGAAGGCTGGTCTCCGTGAAAGCATTGTTAAAGCCAGGTAGTTCTCTGTAAATTTTGCATCTTTGTTTGAAGTTGTggcttgtaagttgtaactaGTCCATAACTTCTAATCTTTTACAGGGAACGCGTAAAGATTTTCAATGAAGCATTATCTGTATTCAACAAGGTTTTTCCCAGTGTACCATCAAAGAAGAGATCAAGAACTGAAAATTTTTCTAACGAACGGTCTGGTGTGGTGTTACCAACTGATCGCTCAATGATGGGGCCAAGCATGGGTAAGATTGGTATGCAGAGTCATGCTGTGGCAGGTGGTTTTGAACTTGAGCAGCAAAAGTCAGAAGAAAGGACAAAAAATTCTGTCCCGAACAAACGCACTCGTACTTCTTTGGTGGATGTGAGGGTCAGTATCTGGATAATTTATGTGCTATATTTGCTTTCTTTACGGATATTTTTTATATCATGATTCCTCTCAAGTGCTGTATGTGAATATCTAGTTTGGAATTAGGTTTTAggaattgttttatttttatttgtggTAACACCATATTTTATCTGTAGCTTCTTTTAAAAATCACCATATtcttttactctctctctctctctctctctctatatatatatatatatatatatatatatatatatttatgtaacAATATATATCTCTTTTCCTATAGGGCTTATACACATACACTTGAATATATCTTTTCAAATGGCATGAATATGAATGTTTGCTTTTCTCGCTTGGATGATGAATATGGTTCTTGCTGGtggtttttattttgttgtgtttTAACTGGCGCCTTTatacctttttcttcttttgttataaTGCATACTTAGCTGCATATAATtttgaaaacaaatatatatatatatcttttatACTCTATTGATTTTTTTGACTTGGTAGGCCACAGCATTTGTCTTCTTTTTTCGCCTTTGATCCTGTGCATAATAGCCGACTATCCATGCAATAGtctgtctatatcatgtaaataatTGATCATGTTTCTAATTACCTTCAGGTTGACACCAGGGGTATATACTGCATATTACTCATTTAAATGAAGACTGACTAAAACTCTTATAAATACAGATGGATGTGAGAAGTAATACTCTTGTACGACCATCGGGGGCTGTAGAAAGAGAAAGGGAAATGATGAGGCTTGCAAGTAGTGGTGCAGTTCAGGGAGAGGAACGTAATCTATCTATCAGTGTTGATGGTTGGGAAAAatcaaaaatgaagaaaaagcgTTCTGGGATAAAGCCAGATGTTTCTCCAATGGTGACCAGTAAACCAATTGATGGCTACCGTGAAACTAAACAGGGGATGCAGCAAAGGCCTGTTAATGATGTCCGTTCAAGGTTGAATAATGACTCCCATGGGTTCAGGTATTACTTTTAAAATTTAATTCACATGCATCTTTTTTTCTTCACTTCACTGAAAATAATATTTGAATTGATACTATGTAAGATCTTTGCAAATGCATCCATTCATGGTTTAGGTCGACTTCCatcaatttgaaaaaaaaaaaaaaaacttgattgTTAGTAGGTTATTTTTGACCGACACAAACCCTCTTCGGGAGAAATCTCAGTGAAGTGTACAATCTGGACCAGCTTATggttattttatatattttcacTCAGTATCCATAAGGGATGTGGGGTGTCATTTAAAGATTCTAAGTTGCTGTTCATCAGGATTTATCTTCAGTTTTTAGCTCAATAATTCTCGATCTCATGTGTGTTGTTGTTTAGCGTTTGATGGACTACTTGTCCACTTTACTTGTATTTTGTTAGTATAGCTTCTGTTTGTTATAAAATACTGTTTATCTTTAGTTTCTATACGAAACTGTACTATTAATTTTGGTATCTTGTTCTGGGTTGTCTTTGTTAGGAGGGCTATTGGGTTTCTTTGTGTGGCTGATGTTTAGTGTTTCATGGACTACTCTTCCACTATACTTGTATTTTCTCAGTAAAGTTTGTGTTAAAATATAAATATTTGATATAAAGAGTGGATTTATCCTCAGTTTTGTTTAGAAAATGAACTATTTAGTTTGCTCTCCATCCTAGGGTCACTGGGATTTAGTGTTTGGCTTGTGTAGTGTTTGATGGACTACTCATCTACATCAACAAGTTCTGTGTTTATATAAAAAGAAAGTATTATCTTCAGTTTCCATATAAAAATGATCAATAATCTTTGGAGTTTTGAAAGGACCAATTGTATTTTATGCATCTGAGGCTGGTTTTTGTGCAGATTTATGTTTTTATCTTTATGTGGATATTGATGATGAGGGAAAAATTGTAGAAACATCAACTTCACATACCTTCAAAAGTTGTAAGAGTTAGACAGGCAAAGAATGATACCTACTGATATTGTGAAGTTGGTTTTTCTTGTAGATATACGAGTATATTATTTTCTCTTTGTTTGCAAATGGTGTTTTATCATCccattattttaaaaaaataaaaaataaatgtgATTTTGAAACACTTTTAGTTGGTCATTATTGAGTGGTGTGATTAATGCTGGTGGATTTTGCAACCTGTTGCTATTAACACTCCCACAATGTCAATCTACACTCCTTTTGTAGTAATAAAGTATTCATTTGTAGTGTAGATTTGCATGATTGGAGTGTTAATAACAACTTCCTTTTTAGTTGAGAATATCATAAAAACCTTAAGCATAAGAAGAAATTTACAAATTATAGCAATAAACAATTCCTTTTGAAAATAACTATCAACCAAGACTATGTTCATTGTACTTTGTTCACTGGTTGAATAAAAGGCAAAGCACTCCATGCTGATAAAGGATATCCATAGGCTGTGGAGTCCTCCAACAAGCAGTGATTGGTTTAATTTGATTAGACTAAAACCATGATTGGACATAGTGAGCAGGAGATGGGCTTCTCTCTTACACTTCCACAGCATAGCAAAGAGAGCGAAAGGttttcatcatatcaaaactttCTGATGATGGGTGATAGAAGATTCACTCTTCTTCCTGTTGACATGTTATTTCATTGAAGTTCTGTAATTGCTCACTTGTGCATCTTTgttaaaaatttcaaaaatattcCTTTTGGTGTTATACTGAATGGTTAATCAGTTTTGATTTTGGTGGTTGTTTTAGGTGGCTGATGGCCTGCTTGTTCATTTCTTTCTGAGATTTCCTTTAGTTTTTCAGAATAAAATGTGTTTCTCATAAAATAAATTTTCGGAAACACTTTTAAATCTCATATTCACGTCTTGTATCATTACAGGCCTGGAGTCACTAATGGAGCAGTTGGAGTTGGAAAGTCGGACGGAATCACACAACCAACTGGCCCAGCCTTCCGTTCATCCATCCCTAAGACTGAACCAGACAACCCTTCCCTTATCAACGATAAGAGAGATCGTCCTATTGGTTCAGATAAGGAAAGGGTGAACCAGAGAGCTGTTAATAAGTATGCATAAATCCCTAGTGTTTTCTTGAGTTATTATCTCTTAGCATGAACCATAGAGCTGTCAACAACTTTCCATTGCCTGCTTCTGTATGCTATGATTAGCTTATATAACCCTTTGTCCATGTACTTATTTGTTTTTACCAGTATGCCTTAACACTACTCCTTTTGTACTGTCTGTTGCAGATCAAATGCTCGTGATGATTTTAATTCTGCTAGTCCCACCTCTAGTACAAAGATGAATGCATCTGTTCGGGCTCCGCGATCAGGCTCAGCTGTTGCCCCCAAGTTGTCCCCAGTTGTTCATCGAGCAACTGTTCCTAATGATTGGGAGATATCTCAATGTACAAACAAGCCACCGGCTGTTGTTGGAGCTAACAATCGCAAACGCATGACATCAGCACGATCTTCATCCCCACCTGTTGCTCAATGGGCTGGCCAGAGACCACAGAAGATGTCCCGCACTGCTAGACGATCAAATTTCAATCCAATTGTTTCAGGTAATGAGGAAAACCCTGCTATTGATAGTGCATCGGACGTCACTGGTAGTGACATCGGGCAAGGATTCGCCAGACGCTTACCCGGAAGTTCTCCTCAGCAAGTTAAGTTAAAAAGTGAACCTTTGTCTTCAGCTGCACTATCAGAGAGTGAGGAGTCGGGAGTTGCTGAGGTCAAATCCAGAGACAAAGGCAAAAAATCCGATGAGATAGATGAGAAACCTGGACAGaatattcaaattcaaaaggtGCCTAGTCTGGTCTTGCCATCAAGAAAACATAAGTCGGCTCCCGGGGAAGACCTTGGAGATGGTGTTCGGAGGCAGGGGAGAACAGGACGAGGTTTTGCTTCGACAAGGTCTCTTGTCCCAATGTCTGTTGAGAAGATGGGAAATGTTGGTACTGCTAAACAGCTGAGAAGTTCCAGACTTGGTGTAGATAAGAGTGAAAGGTATACCATTGTCTACCTGTGTATGGTTTTCCGTCAAAAATAGGACACAAGTAACATATTTTCTGGGTGTAAAACATTTCTACTTAGATTGAATCTCATTGTTTAATGTAATTTCTTATGCAGCAAGGCAGGCCGTCCACCAACTAGGAGACTTTCTGATCGAAAGGCCTATACACGTCAAAAGCATACAGCAATTAATACAGCAGCAGATTTTCTTGGTAGTTATTCTTTCAAATTTCTTGAGGAATAATTTGTTAACTTGACTTCCAATTAAtacagcagcagtttttttttttttgttattctcTATTGACTCTTGTTTCAATTCTCTAAGTTGGGTCAGATGATGGACATGAAGAGCTAATGACTGCTGCAAAAGCTGTCATTGATTCTGGTACCTTTCTTACTGAAATTTATCTCATCTTATTCCTATCTAAATGTCATTGGTTAATTAGTGAAATGATTATTTCCACAGCTCGTTCCTTCTCCAGCTCATTTTGGAAGCAGATGGAGCCATTTTTTGGTGTTTTATCTGATGCAGACATCGATTACCTAAAGGTAATGGCCTTTTTTAATTACGGGATTAATTGGATCAGATATTATTCAAACTGATGTTCATTAACATAAACATGCCGCCAAATTGTTTCACCTGGGATATATGTACAAAAACAATATCCACAACATGTGATAGTATTGTCTTACAAGCTGCTCTTGATAAACATTGCCATACAACCAAATTGTTTTTCTTGGTATATATGTACAGAAGGCAACCGGTCTGTTTGTCTCTGCTGTGGTAGTAAGGtattctaaattttttattaatctATCAGGGAAACATCGAAGCCAGTGTGACGACTCCAGCCGAAGTCCCGTGTAGTTTAGATGGTAACCATACTGGCCATTATGGACTTGGGTCGAGTGAATTTGAACCAAAGAGTGGAGAGTTCCATTCCGAACAATTAATGCCAGGCACTGGGGATCATTCTGAAATTCCTCTCTGTCAGAGACTCATAGCAGCATTAATTTCAGAAGAGGATTCTAGTAGTGGAAATGAAGATCCTGTGTTTGATGCATATGGAGTTGAATCTGATCTGGATGCAGAGGTAGAATCAAATGGTCTGAATTATCAATCTCAAGTTAACTTTCAGTTTGCTGGGAATTCTGCTTCAAATGGTTATAGGATTACTGGGAGGCCGGAACATGATGAGCTTGAAGGTGGAATCCACATCCCAAACAGAACAATTAGTTCAAACTTTGGTCATTCGCAAAATGGTTTACTTCCGGATCAAGCATTTTTTTCTGGTTTCGCCTGTTCAGAATTCCAGTATGGAAACATgcacataaatgaaaaacttctACTGGAGATTCAGAGTATTGGGATTTACCCAGAACTACTGGTAAATTACCTCTAAAAGAActcttttactattttttttctcgTCTGAAACTATTATTTCTCTCAATTTGCCTGCTGTATCCAGAGGTGGGGTGGTTTTACACGTGCACACACACTACAAAGTCAGCGGGTGATTTCTATGCTTAGCTTCTTAAAGTGTGGTTTCAGTTGATGTACTCATTTGAAGCtttttttctcattctttttattttcttctgctGCTGAGGTTTGGAGGGCAgagctcctttttttttttttccccttgaATGATTTGAAACGGTGTATTTTTGTAATATGTTCTGTGATTAATTAAATGTGTATATTTGCATGTTCTTGTTAAGCCTGACATGACACAGACGGGGGATGACGAAATCAGTGGGGAAATTAGGAAATTAGAGGAGAAGTATCATGAACAGGTATCTTTGTTTCTATTTACTGTTATTGAAAAGTTTACATCTTCTTACTGCTGTATTAGAGCATTATATGAGTTATATATACCTTCGTCTATCGTTTTGAatatattgctacaatatagttattgtcttttcatttctttaatgAACCTTGTTCTTAAGGTTTCCATATAACTTTAGTATTTATTGCTGTAAAAGGTCTCCAACAAGAAAGGGCTGCTAGATGGACTATTTAGGTCTGCCTCAGAAAAGAAAGAACGCCAAGCAAAGTAATTAGACCTTTACCCTGTGCAATAGTTTTTCTTTGCGGGATTTTATATATACGTTGTAACAATTGAATCTTCCTTTATACAGGGATCTAGAACAGCGCGCCCTTGACAAACTCGTTGGAATGGCTTATGAGAAGTATTTGGTAATTTATTTCACCTTTGATACATGTCTCTTGTTTTCCATTGGTCTTTATCCACCTGTTCAGCTTGCAAATATCAATTTAACAACCAGATTTTAGAGTTTTTAAGTGATCTGTAGTGGCTTCGTAAAAGAGACTAATGCTTCCTAGGAAGGCCCTTGGTTCTGGTCAAAGGTTATGCTTGCTGTTTTTACTTCAAATAAATGTGACTATTATTCGGCATATGGACCAGTATATTAGTGACTGGATGATTGAGGTATTTCAATATGCCGAATAATAGCACTAATATACTTCTCACCCAAAACTGTGGACATAGCACAAAATTTTAATAACATGTCCAGATTTGTTATTAAAATTTTGTGCTATGTCCACAGTTTTGGGTGAGAAGTTGTCGGGCTTGGAAATGTTCTATTTTTTGTTTGGGGTTAAGTTCCGGGGTCAGTTCTTGGGGTTGGGACATCTTCCTAGTGTGACACACCTTTCTGTGTGCTTAGCCTTGCTTGCATGTATGGGCATGGGCACTGTTAGCCTTGCTTGCATGTTGTCTGGTTAATCTTGTTGGTACTCGAAtgatgactctctctctctctctctctctctctctctcacacacacacacacacacacacacgagaTTTTTATGTGCGCACATACCTATTTATGTGGTTGcatcatttcttttctttcttgagtATAAAACACACATGTTAACAGTGTCTTCCTTTTCTTGTTATTTAAGTTAGATCTGCAAAATATCTTAGAAGAAGAGTTGAACCCTCTGTTGTCACTATTGGTTTAATATGTCATATACTTCTGGAGTTAGCTCTTGACAACTGACTTGCATAGATGGTGGCTGAGTTCATTTATTTTGATCATTTTGATAGGCTTGTTGCGGCCCAAATGCCACTGGGGGAAAGAGTTCCAGTAATAAAATGGCCAAGCAAGCTGCCTTAGCATTTGTCAAACGGACACTGGACCGATGCCATAAATATGAAGAGACAGGAACAAGCTGCTTCAGTGAACCGATATATAGGGATATACTTCTTTCTGTGGCTTCTGATGTTAATGGCGCACGACAAGCAGAGGCTATTGCAGACGGTGAATCCACCAAATCATATGCCTCCACTCGCTGTTTGGAAGGTAGTGTTTCAGGTATTTACTTTGGGGTCTCCTGAACAGATTATGTGCTCTATATACGCTAGTCTTCTGGTGCATTTTCTTTTACTATTATGTTCTCCTTCGTATAGAGACATGGAGGGACTTTGCAgtttctgatttttttgttcctttttgACATTATTCTTCTGTGTGGTACATTCCTTTTTCTAAAGGTTACTTTTCTTGTATCTGGTCTCTTGTGCAGCTTCTGTAGGCTCCAAACAACACCATTCACAGTTTAGTCAGAATATGGATAATAATGTTACTTCTTCAGATGTGCTCCCACCTTTAAATCACTTACCTGAACAAACTACTGGTAGAGAAGAAACATGGACGAACAGGGTGAAGAAGAGGGAATTGTCCCTTGATGATGTTGGTAGTACTATTGGAACTTCAAATTCCCCATCAGGTATTGGAAATTCTCTATCTAGCAGTGCAAAAGGAAAGAGGAGTGAGAGGGATAGAGATGGCAAAGGGCATAACAGGGAGGTCTTATCTAGAAATGGAACTGCTAAAATTGGTCGGCCAGCAGTGTCCAATGTTAAGGgtgaaagaaaatcaaaaacaaagccTAAGCAGAAAACGACTCAGCTATCTGTTTCAGTAAATGGCCCCGTTGGTAAGATATCAGAACAACCCAAACCAGCATTGCCTTCTGTACCAAAGTCTGGCGAAATGACTACCAGTCGGAATCCCAAGCAAAAGGATCAGTTTCCATTAGATGCAATGGAAGACCCTATCGACTTGTCTCACCTGCAATTACCAGGAATGGATGTGTTAGGTGCTGATGATATGGATGGTCAAGCACAGGATTTAGGTTCATGGTTGAATATCGATGATGATGGTTTACAAGATCATGATTTCATGGGTCTTGAAATTCCAATGGATGACCTTTCAGACTTAAATATGATGGTTTGAAGTTGCTTCTCTGTATAGTCTTGTTCATTATACTATTGACAAATGAAACAAAATTGCTGTTTCAAGAATGACCAGTTATAAGAAGTCATTTGACTATCCAGTCGCAGTTACAAGCTTAGTCATTTGGCTACCGGTCCACAATTAGGTTATATAGATTCTTTTGTAGGCTCCTACGCAAGTTGAATTTTGAGTGAACCTTTCGGATGTTTTGGATTTTGCTCCTGTATTAAGTTGGTGACTTTGACTGTAAAGATCTTTTTGTTCAAGGCACTAGTCAGTATGTCTTAGTGATTATATCTTAGAAAACAATGTATCCTGTCTGTAGCTTTTACAAATCAGAGAACAATGGCCTCTTGTACATACATTTTATATTCCTAATAAAATCAGCTCTTACTTCAGTTTATTCTTCTTTAGCTGGAAGATGCAAAGTTAGAGGTTTTGCCTTCCCTATCTGTATTGGTTTATGATTCTTCTACAGATCTTTTGGTCAACTGATAAAACTGGAGAGGTGGATTTTAAAGTTGGTTTATACAGACATGTGGCCGCATGAGGTATAGGTCTCTCCAAGTCAGCTAGCAGcctattttatttttgtgggTGCTTCTTTTTTAATATAACTTTTGATGCTTGTCCATCTTTATTCTGCTTCTAATCATACAGtttgctgcagattttgatatAGATACATGCATTTGAGAGGATATACTTTACCTGGGTTTAATAGCTCCAATGTCTTGGATGTGCTTCTGTGGACGTTGATTTTAAACACTGAGGTAAGTGTTTATTCCCAAGTCCATAACTACTGACCATTTGGAATTTGCTTTGATTCCTTACCTGAGTGTGCAATTATAACCTTGTTTCTATGCTTTTAGAAGGCGTTGGTGCTCGGGTTGTTTGAGGTTTATTTGCATTGTAACCCCGAATTTGATATTTAGCTACTCCCAAGTTTGCCATCGTGTGCCTCACTTGCTTCCAGTTTCTTCACAGGGTATGACGCTTgaaacttcttttttttcttagtTCACTTTCTATAAGACATTGATTACGGAAATTGCATATGAAATTTTAAAACCATTGTATTAGTAAATATCAGGGATTTGCCTCTCAAGCTTGTGATTAATTGTCTCCCACTGCCCCTTATTCCAATCATGTTTTTGTTTTCCATTTTTTTACTAGTTACTACTGTGTTCAAATAGGAATATTCCTGCCCCTCCGGCCCTCCCCTAGACTCTAATTTTGGTCTTTCAACTAAGCCATTGTAATTTACCCTTTCGAATATGTATGAAGTAGTAACATTTTTTGTTACTGGTGTCAGGAGCTTTTGAGTACTTTTGAggtttcttctttatttttttctctcaagTTTGATGCCCTAATCATTTCTGGGGGTTGATTGATGCTGTTTCTTGAGATACATGTACCAGTTACCATGGTTTCCACCCACATGGTGATTTATATGTTGTACTGATCTTACCTGTTCATGTGTTTGTGTTGCAGCTGTATTATCCTTGCATACGCGCATCCTCTTGTATAGACCTCCAATAAGGGGAAGTCCTTTTAGTCACTAATTTTTTGTTGGTGTCCCCTAGTTTGTAATCTCTTTCAAATTACTGAATGACCGTCCTTTGCTCACAACCTGATaaacattattctttcatcACTTTCATGAACTGTTTCTTTTCTATCCCATAAGTTTTACTcgtgagatatatatatatatatatatatattgccagGTTTTCAATTAAAGAAAGCTCAAACAATTGTGTGCATATTGCGCTAAAAAGTCCTTTtttaaaatttcatttttcaGGCGAATCCGTACCCACAATTGCTTTCTTCCTTTCCCTTTCAAACCAATCACAAACAGTGTTTTTGGAGTGTATTACTTATTGCCATCTCCCATTCTAgtcatctttttatttttatttatttttatttgaatCTGCCATTCTAATCTATTGCCCTCATCTTATTAACCATTTGCTATACTAATTACCATAGCTTCAAATTCCTCAGGTTTAGttggcattttttttcttttttttggaaagaaataagaaataaaCTAGATAAGACTGGCATTGGGGCCTTGGCGAAGAATGCTGGCCTCTTTGGTTGGTTTCAAAAGAAGACAGGTCTCGGGTTCAGCAATCATGAATCAAGCTTCTGGTTGGAGGTCTAAGGTACAGTTGTGGACTTCTGTTGTTTGTTATGTCTATCGGGTTAGAAGCTAGGTTTGCAGATTGTCGCCTTAGGTTCATGACTTGAGTCAGGTGTCACTTAAGGATTTAAGGCACAAGGAGAAGTGGGATACAGAAAATAGATTTCCTATTTGGACAAGATTCATGTCGGGTCTATGcgggtcttttttttttttccttctttcttttccaaGTTAGAATTTTTTATGTGCCAAATTATCTCTGTAAATAGCCTGAATTAGAAAAGGTGTTTTCTTCACTTATTTCCTTCTATCTATAAcggaaccaaaaaaaaaaaaattctggagTCATTTTTCCTAGCATGTATTGTTTAGCCAGTTACCAAATTTGCTAAAC encodes the following:
- the LOC133713510 gene encoding uncharacterized protein LOC133713510 isoform X1, translated to MATSSKFDLSSGSPDRPLYTSGQRGSHMAASLERPGSFRESMENPILSSLPNMSRSTSAIAQGDVTNFLQCLRFDPKQVAAEHKSNRQGDLKRLVNVALSISPDESPSSSVKGKLLPAPLPEDVKRVKAGLRESIVKARERVKIFNEALSVFNKVFPSVPSKKRSRTENFSNERSGVVLPTDRSMMGPSMGKIGMQSHAVAGGFELEQQKSEERTKNSVPNKRTRTSLVDVRMDVRSNTLVRPSGAVEREREMMRLASSGAVQGEERNLSISVDGWEKSKMKKKRSGIKPDVSPMVTSKPIDGYRETKQGMQQRPVNDVRSRLNNDSHGFRPGVTNGAVGVGKSDGITQPTGPAFRSSIPKTEPDNPSLINDKRDRPIGSDKERVNQRAVNKSNARDDFNSASPTSSTKMNASVRAPRSGSAVAPKLSPVVHRATVPNDWEISQCTNKPPAVVGANNRKRMTSARSSSPPVAQWAGQRPQKMSRTARRSNFNPIVSGNEENPAIDSASDVTGSDIGQGFARRLPGSSPQQVKLKSEPLSSAALSESEESGVAEVKSRDKGKKSDEIDEKPGQNIQIQKVPSLVLPSRKHKSAPGEDLGDGVRRQGRTGRGFASTRSLVPMSVEKMGNVGTAKQLRSSRLGVDKSESKAGRPPTRRLSDRKAYTRQKHTAINTAADFLVGSDDGHEELMTAAKAVIDSARSFSSSFWKQMEPFFGVLSDADIDYLKGNIEASVTTPAEVPCSLDGNHTGHYGLGSSEFEPKSGEFHSEQLMPGTGDHSEIPLCQRLIAALISEEDSSSGNEDPVFDAYGVESDLDAEVESNGLNYQSQVNFQFAGNSASNGYRITGRPEHDELEGGIHIPNRTISSNFGHSQNGLLPDQAFFSGFACSEFQYGNMHINEKLLLEIQSIGIYPELLPDMTQTGDDEISGEIRKLEEKYHEQVSNKKGLLDGLFRSASEKKERQAKDLEQRALDKLVGMAYEKYLACCGPNATGGKSSSNKMAKQAALAFVKRTLDRCHKYEETGTSCFSEPIYRDILLSVASDVNGARQAEAIADGESTKSYASTRCLEGSVSASVGSKQHHSQFSQNMDNNVTSSDVLPPLNHLPEQTTGREETWTNRVKKRELSLDDVGSTIGTSNSPSGIGNSLSSSAKGKRSERDRDGKGHNREVLSRNGTAKIGRPAVSNVKGERKSKTKPKQKTTQLSVSVNGPVGKISEQPKPALPSVPKSGEMTTSRNPKQKDQFPLDAMEDPIDLSHLQLPGMDVLGADDMDGQAQDLGSWLNIDDDGLQDHDFMGLEIPMDDLSDLNMMV
- the LOC133713510 gene encoding uncharacterized protein LOC133713510 isoform X2, whose protein sequence is MATSSKFDLSSGSPDRPLYTSGQRGSHMAASLERPGSFRESMENPILSSLPNMSRSTSAIAQGDVTNFLQCLRFDPKQVAAEHKSNRQGDLKRLVNVALSISPDESPSSSVKGKLLPAPLPEDVKRVKAGLRESIVKARERVKIFNEALSVFNKVFPSVPSKKRSRTENFSNERSGVVLPTDRSMMGPSMGKIGMQSHAVAGGFELEQQKSEERTKNSVPNKRTRTSLVDVRMDVRSNTLVRPSGAVEREREMMRLASSGAVQGEERNLSISVDGWEKSKMKKKRSGIKPDVSPMVTSKPIDGYRETKQGMQQRPVNDVRSRLNNDSHGFRPGVTNGAVGVGKSDGITQPTGPAFRSSIPKTEPDNPSLINDKRDRPIGSDKERVNQRAVNKSNARDDFNSASPTSSTKMNASVRAPRSGSAVAPKLSPVVHRATVPNDWEISQCTNKPPAVVGANNRKRMTSARSSSPPVAQWAGQRPQKMSRTARRSNFNPIVSGNEENPAIDSASDVTGSDIGQGFARRLPGSSPQQVKLKSEPLSSAALSESEESGVAEVKSRDKGKKSDEIDEKPGQNIQIQKVPSLVLPSRKHKSAPGEDLGDGVRRQGRTGRGFASTRSLVPMSVEKMGNVGTAKQLRSSRLGVDKSESKAGRPPTRRLSDRKAYTRQKHTAINTAADFLVGSDDGHEELMTAAKAVIDSARSFSSSFWKQMEPFFGVLSDADIDYLKGNIEASVTTPAEVPCSLDGNHTGHYGLGSSEFEPKSGEFHSEQLMPGTGDHSEIPLCQRLIAALISEEDSSSGNEDPVFDAYGVESDLDAEVESNGLNYQSQVNFQFAGNSASNGYRITGRPEHDELEGGIHIPNRTISSNFGHSQNGLLPDQAFFSGFACSEFQYGNMHINEKLLLEIQSIGIYPELLPDMTQTGDDEISGEIRKLEEKYHEQVSNKKGLLDGLFRSASEKKERQAKDLEQRALDKLVGMAYEKYLACCGPNATGGKSSSNKMAKQAALAFVKRTLDRCHKYEETGTSCFSEPIYRDILLSVASDVNGARQAEAIADGESTKSYASTRCLEASVGSKQHHSQFSQNMDNNVTSSDVLPPLNHLPEQTTGREETWTNRVKKRELSLDDVGSTIGTSNSPSGIGNSLSSSAKGKRSERDRDGKGHNREVLSRNGTAKIGRPAVSNVKGERKSKTKPKQKTTQLSVSVNGPVGKISEQPKPALPSVPKSGEMTTSRNPKQKDQFPLDAMEDPIDLSHLQLPGMDVLGADDMDGQAQDLGSWLNIDDDGLQDHDFMGLEIPMDDLSDLNMMV